ccaaACCGAAAAAAAGGGGctaatccttaagaggttttaatatTCCTCCCAACTTTAAATTCAATCATATATTGTCTTTAAACAAAGAATATCAGAGTAAAAGTAATTAATTTCTTGCAGACAAAGGTCTTTCCATTCTAGACTATGTTTTCAGTAGTAGACATAGATTTGAAAATAACTAATTCATTATTAATCTAAATCTATATTAATTGTTGACATTTGTCACAATCTTTTTAGTGTGGTTGTTTTTAGGCAATGTTGCTGTATTTTACAGTctggcagcttgatgtaccaatTGTTGTTATATTTATCTTCATAACTGTAAATGTATCACTTGTATTCTAAAACCAATAAGCCATTTAGAACCCCCCGGGGTGTCAAGAAATCTCTCACTTGATTTCTAACAGACATGGGAAATTATATAACAACCGTTGTTGGGTGCCATTAATTTTCGGCACTGTGAAGCTAATGTTAATCAGAGACTGATTTAGTTGTGGCAAACTAAATAACCCTACAAATACACTTAAAAACGGTATGGGGCAACCAACAACAGTCAATATAAGTAGAAGATCATCTTTTGAATAAACTAGTAAGGAGGTTTCAGGCCTGTGCTTTTTGTGGATTGTCAAGGTTTCACAAGAAAATGTAAATCATGCTTTCAATGGGAAGatttcaattgcatactcctcttgttctctctcctcgtctccttctcaaaacccattggataagaaagccagaggtcccgccCCTctaaccttctcctccaatgggttttgagaaggagatgaggagagcggagagaggaagaaagaaataTGCAATTGAGACCTTCCCTAAAACATCACACTATGAAAGACATTTAAAGCAATTTGATGACTCCTATGACAAATGCCATCCTGTGACATCTTTGATCATGGTTAAAACAGTCTGTGTTGAAGAATGACTCCACATTTTAAGATGCACAGGCACCACCTAATTTCATATCATTTGGTGCCTATCTTTCCTATTTTATCGGGATTACAGTATAAAGATTGATCAACACCACAGATGGCGTGAGACATGGACTCATCTTGAAATTAGACTTTTATTGATCTGTGAAAATGtgtctaaaattgataaaatcttCAACGTTGGTCTGATTTGGTAAACTAATGTACTTTTGCCCAGTTTACACTCCAGTAGTCTTTCCCTGGATTATCAAATACTAACACAAAAACTAGGGGTGGTAGGTAGCGGTTAAgagagccagtaaccgaaagttcactggttcaaatccctgagctgactaggtgaaaaatctgtctgtgcccctgaggaaggcacttaacccttattgctcatgtaagtctctctgctgaatgactaaaatgtaaaagtaaTTGTTATACATCTCATATGTAGGCCTATGCATTATGTCTGGTGTATTTGGCCGTCTCTTCACATTAAAGATCAGTGTGTTTGTTGTATGATGACCTAGATGTAGGCCTAAttgttcctcttctctccatcttccaAACCCATGTTTAGTTTGTAGATACCACAAAACAAGACAGATTTCAAATGTATAGAATGAGACATAGCCATTTCTATTTAGGTCTGGGATGCTGATTAGAACAATGTTGATGAACTGACACACGTGTCGTTGTCCAAATTAGTTCACAGCACCCTCTAGTGATTTTGTTCTGCACAAAATATAGCCTGGAATCCACACTGAATATCACTCTGTTCCACTATTGTTTCACTTCACTGATTGAGTCTGTAAATTCTCCAGTCGAGGCACTTGATCAGCCTCCTCTCAGAAACTATGGGCGGATTTAGCCCACATGGCTTCTGAGGATTTGGTCTGATGACTGAAAAATCATGTTGCATAGCCCCCTTCATCAGAGGACAGATTCATTTCAGTGCCATACAGGTTGAATCAATTACATAAAACAATACTACAAAGGATGCAAATGCAAACTGAGAATGTGTCAGGAAAGAGTGGTGGAAAGTGTGGTTCACAAATTGAAAAAATTATTCACATAATTTATTTGATATTTTATGAGATAAGTGGTATTCCAGCCGACAGTTTTCGAACACAAAACCAAAGTAAAAATGAAAATACTGTACATGGAGGAAATTGTATTAGCTAATTATACCTAAAGGTTAAATATTCATTTTTGTGGTAATTCTGGTGACTTGAAACACAATCACATAAATTGACTAATcaattaataatatatatataccctTTACATAtagaaacagaggaggagagaggcaagTGGGACAACAGTAGACAGGGTGGACGCAGGGATTGATCCCTGGTCTCCGATGCAGAGCAGTATATGACTGGCCATGAGAGTTACTGCTAGACCACAGGCTCTGCACATCAAGGAAGGAATAATCAATGAAGGGCTATActttctctggaaaataatgaacgacgTGGAAGCTTAGCTCCACTCCCATAGCGTGtcgtggaacacaccttccacgtcGTTCATTATTTTTCATAGAACGCATATCCCCTCGTTGATCATCTCTTACTCGACGTGCAGAGCCCGTGGTCTAGCAGTAACTCTTACGGCCAGTCATATACTGCTCTGCATCGGAGACCAGGGATCAATCCCTGTGTTGTCCCACTTGCCTGTCTCCTCCTCACTgtgccattacaatgagcccatccacTTATAGCTCCTCTTCTGGTCCCTATGCCttctaacacacagtgacttcCCTATGCTTTTTAACATATATTCCTCTTGAGAATTATTTTCCTTGACAATAGAAACGTAAACGTATAACAAACAGAACAAGGAATGAATTAACGTTACATTATGATGTTACACTATTGACTTTTACTACTCCAACTGATCCTTTGGCCATGGAGAAAAGCTGAAGTAATTTCACTCTAATCTTTTTAGTTTTGAGACCATATATTACTGGGTTCAGACCTGGAGGTAATATGACAAATATCATTCCTGCAAATGTCTGAAGTAGGAGAGGAGTGTTAGGTATTCGATACACAAGGACAACAATGATACCTGAAAACTCATAGATTAGAAAGACAAGCAGGTGTGTGGCACATGTATGCAAGGCCTTTAGCTTGGCATCAGAGTCACTACTTTTAAAGCATGTGAATAGAATGAATGAGTAGGAGAACACCACAGAAAAAGCCCCTAACCCATGGAGTACACCTGTGATAAACAAGCCATAGATGTTGTTCACTGTGGTGTCTGTTGCACAGGTCAGTCTTAACAGGGACACATTGTCACAATAGATGTTCACGATAACTGTTTTACAAACAGGGAAACGCAACGTGAGCCCGAACAGGATTCCCACCAGTAGAAAGTCAATCAGCCAAGCAGAGGCAATGAGACTTACAACAGTGTTCTTAGTCATGATGGAATGGTACCTTAGTGGATGACAGATAGCTATGTAGCGATCAAACGACATGATAGACAACATGAGAAGTGTCGCTCCGCCATACATATGAATACAGAAAGCCTGAATCAAGCATGCTGGGTAAGTGATGTGCAAATCTTCAGACAATACATTTGACATGACCCTTGGAATGATGGCACTGATACCAATCAAGTCATTGATGGATAACTGAAAAAGAAACAGATACATAGGCCCGTGTAGATTTCTGTTCAAAGCTATAACCAAAAGCAAAGACATATTACAGAACAGTGTAAATAAGTAGACGAGAGAGCCTATTAGGACAGTCAAATATTTCCCTTCAGAGGCCAAGTCTATTTTGCCCATTATGAAAACAGCGTTGAGTACATCTATGGTTCGGTTCCCCATCCTCCTGTAGCGTTGAACCTCACGGCAGCTTGAAGAGTGCTAAAAAAATTCCAAAACATCAACTTAAATGAACAGCAATTGTTATTCACTGATAGCCTTGGAGATGTAGAGTGCAGAACATCAGTGTTAATAGTTCTGGAAGCATGTGGTTGCATGTGTATTTATAAGAAAGCTGATCCTGTGCTTTGTGGTTCTACAACCTTACCTCAAACGATTATTGGTGTGTCATTAATTATTATTAATGTATTTTGGAGGTGGTGATTGGACAATATAATTCAAGGGTGTCAAAGTTATTCCATGGAGGGCTGAGAGTCAGTGGgcttttggtttttcctttaaattaagacctagacaaccagatcaggggagttccttactaattagtgaccttaattcatcattCAAGTAAAAGGGATGAGCGAAAACACGCAGATACTCGGCCTTCCGtgtaatgagtttgacacgtgatgTAAATGATTAGATCATCTCTTTCAGAATGCAAATGTCATATCAGGATGCCAACTACAGCTGAACTAAGACTTTTGTAAATTTACAAAACGTATAAACCTGGCACATGAGATTACATATATAGATTTAAGAAATTATTAACTATTCTTAAAAAATAAGCATATTTCATTGAGAGCCTTTGTTTTCTAGTGCAATGAACTTCCCACAATCAGAAAATATACAATACTCTAAGAAAAGGTGTCTCTTCTAAGCTTCAACAAAaccttaaaaaaaaacatttcattttATTTTCTGTTAGCCTGGTTATGCACTCTGCAGAGTAACTGCAGACCAGACATGGGTTAcggggagtaaaacatttaataaagaacggacatggaacgagacaggaacagcatcagcaaactgataatacagacaaaaaacaatcaatgcagcagtggggaacagagcaagggaactgacaaatataggggaggtaataaacagatgataagtgagtccaggtgagtccaatatcgctgaagcgcgtgacgagggaaggcaggtgtgcgtgatggatggcaggagtgcgtgatgcagggcaacctggcgccctcaagcgccagggggaggGAAGAGCTGGAGCAGACACTCCTATGCATTTAACCTAGCTATTTGAAAATCATGTCAAGTACAACTTGGTTGACTACTTGGTTTTTACAAAAATCTATTTGGTTTTTAACAAATACTCAAACATTTAAATAATAAGTACTCAAATACACATGTTTGCTACAGACATGCTTTGGCAGGGCCATGGTTGTTCAGGCCTTCATTAGAACAAAGCCATGGAACTTGGTGACTGATGAACCATGTGTTCTGCAGATAAGGCACTGAAAtaataaaaaagaaagaaagagagagagatggttactTTAAGGCATTTTATGGAAGGATTTTATAGTGGTTTTATAGTGAAAGTGAACTGTCTTTCACGTGATTCATACACTATTTTGGtattataaaaaaataacaatttaacACTAATTGGATGTTCTTCATGGGTAGAGCCTTTCCCCTCCACTTTTGTCAGCTAATTTCTGTTTACTTACAGTATGTCTTATTAAGATGAGGAGAGAGTTGTATAGTCTGTCATATCAGACTGCATTCATACATTTGTTGTTGCTACTGTAGCATTCTTTAATAGCCCTTTATATTAAAGGTCTATGTATAATGCATTATGCATGAATTACTGAAAACAATGTCACCTTTTTGCTGTAAGCGTTCATAACTGGCTACGAGACTATTGTAGCAACATGAATTTACCATTTTgataccttctggaaacaaagcttgttttataaggaggatgggatttACTCAAATCATTTGGCTTCCAAGCTCCTTTCAGAGCATTAAAAGGCTGCGTTGAGAATGACTTATCAaggacccaagcccagctcagttaaaCTCCACCATTGTGACACAGAGCTGGCGTAATGCTTTAGCAAATGTACATCAAAAAGGGGCATTGGAAGACACGATGTAAGTcacctaatttatgtccctctaactgccctgaatgcctctgctgatcctacagcaaTTGTATGCAGTTATCATGTATCCATGAACCAGAtatatactgttagcactgagggggGGTGTCTTaacaggaagtccactgtgtgcagttcaccctgcactaacatgctgctaagcttcccagtaaagcaatgaaaacaatcaagcatcccagaaaagtgctaaattTAGCCCATATTAGCATATGTagcttaacttctctgcgctacggatcccttttacgggatcattttcctaaacaaccgctgaattgcagggcgcaaaatattacaaaaaatatttataatcatgcaatcacaagtgaaatataccaaaacacagcttagcttgttgttaatccacctattgtgtcagattttgaaaatatgctttacagcgaaagcaatccaagcttttgtgagtgtatcattcaatgctagaacagctagccccaaattagcatggtcacgaaagtcagaaaagcaatacatttaatcgcttacctttgataatcttcggatgtttgcactcacgagactcccagttacacaataaattctctgtatacatcaatgatgtcgctcttgctgctggtgatccattgatccacctctatgcagccGACACCATTCtgcatacatctggcccttctttggacactttgTTAACTAATcttcagacgagcttcaatgccatacaactctacttccgtggcctccaactgctcttaaatacaagtaaaactaaatgcatacatactgtacatacaaatgtactatcaataacacaatagaaaaatatatgtacagtgtgtgcgaaTGTAGAAGAGtatggaggtaaggcaataaataggcaatagaggcaaaataattacaatttagcattaacacgagagtggtagatgtgcagatGTTGTGTGAGTAGAGATActagggtgcaaaagagcaagaggataaataacaa
The sequence above is drawn from the Salvelinus fontinalis isolate EN_2023a chromosome 24, ASM2944872v1, whole genome shotgun sequence genome and encodes:
- the LOC129821668 gene encoding olfactory receptor 52D1-like, which translates into the protein MGKIDLASEGKYLTVLIGSLVYLFTLFCNMSLLLVIALNRNLHGPMYLFLFQLSINDLIGISAIIPRVMSNVLSEDLHITYPACLIQAFCIHMYGGATLLMLSIMSFDRYIAICHPLRYHSIMTKNTVVSLIASAWLIDFLLVGILFGLTLRFPVCKTVIVNIYCDNVSLLRLTCATDTTVNNIYGLFITGVLHGLGAFSVVFSYSFILFTCFKSSDSDAKLKALHTCATHLLVFLIYEFSGIIVVLVYRIPNTPLLLQTFAGMIFVILPPGLNPVIYGLKTKKIRVKLLQLFSMAKGSVGVVKVNSVTS